The following coding sequences are from one Triticum aestivum cultivar Chinese Spring chromosome 5A, IWGSC CS RefSeq v2.1, whole genome shotgun sequence window:
- the LOC123103909 gene encoding uncharacterized protein, with product MCVQRGGNPPGILDGLYGVQIVRRPPQAPSKGEAAQTSFTDSPTCEHQNGGGTVTQQHQRLLIRRLWQQRPSCLKPIHCSITCDKHAGETFANVVTSLPFIVLGLQTPRKNLNAAIYANSLVGVGIASGLYHSSRGEIRKILRWADYTMIATTTLCLSRAVRNENPGLLMAASTLLLPFQPFMVSAVHTGMMEVSFAKRASVEPELRTVHNLHKMSSLLGGALFIADDYFPETPYIHAAWHLAAAIGIGTCNKLLG from the exons atgtgtgtccAGAGGGGTGGAAACCCCCCAGGCATCTTAGATGGGCTCTATGGCGTGCAGATTGTTCGTCGGCCGCCACAGGCACCGAGCAAAGGCGAAGCTGCCCAGACCAGCTTCACCGATTCGCCAACTTGTGAACACCAAAATGGCGGTGGAACAGTCACACAACAACATCAAAGACTGCTGATACG ACGACTGTGGCAGCAAAGGCCCTCATGCTTGAAGCCCATCCACTGTAGCATCACAT GTGACAAGCATGCCGGTGAAACTTTTGCAAATGTTGTCACCTCTCTGCCCTTCATCGTCCTTGGACTGCAGACACCGAG GAAGAACTTGAACGCTGCCATCTACGCCAACTCGCTGGTTGGAGTAGGAATAGCTTCCGGCCTGTATCATTCCTCCCGAGGAGAGATCAGAAAAATCCTGAGATGGGCCGACTATACTATGATTGCCACCACTACGCTG TGTTTATCCAGGGCAGTTAGGAATGAGAACCCAGGACTACTGATGGCAGCATCAACATTGCTGCTGCCGTTTCAGCCTTTCATGGTTTCAGCTGTCCACACCGGAATGATGGAG GTTTCCTTCGCAAAGAGAGCATCAGTTGAACCAGAGCTCAGAACCGTACATAACCTGCACAAGATGTCATCTCTTTTGGGAGGTGCGCTGTTTATTGCCGACGATTACTTCCCAGAGACCCCCTATATCCATGCTGCATGGCATCTTGCTGCTGCTATTGGCATTGGCACATGCAATAAGCTTCTCGGGTGA